The Pontibacter pudoricolor genome contains a region encoding:
- the xseB gene encoding exodeoxyribonuclease VII small subunit, translating into MTPYKDISAMTYREATQELEEILRAIENDAVDVDELTQKVQRSSQLIKLCKDKLRAAEKAIDQVFNEENCEEPTKSKKTEGKASGTLF; encoded by the coding sequence ATGACACCCTATAAAGATATCAGCGCCATGACCTACCGCGAAGCAACGCAGGAACTGGAAGAAATTTTGAGAGCCATTGAGAACGACGCGGTTGATGTGGATGAACTGACACAGAAAGTACAGCGCTCATCACAGCTTATAAAGTTGTGCAAGGATAAGCTGCGTGCTGCCGAGAAAGCCATTGATCAGGTATTTAATGAAGAGAATTGCGAGGAACCAACTAAGTCAAAGAAAACCGAAGGCAAGGCAAGCGGTACATTGTTTTAA
- a CDS encoding pirin family protein — protein MKNRTVARLLYAEEVDMNGTPVRQPFPTEQVDQIDPFLMLHHHVTAISPDIDPRKAGIGPHPHRGFSPVTFIYKGGVHHRDSRRNNSIVYEGGTQWMDAGMGIMHSERPPHDIQERGGVQEIIQVWVNLPRKYKMSQPNYQPLHVNDTPVVTGDGYEVQVVTGRFEDVKGPIRTLTPLQILRITLKAGATCTIPIPENYNAVLYLLDGKVTLQGYGLIEGHYAAELNPDGEGCTITAKEDTRILLLAGEPIDEEVSMYGPFVMNTQIEVMQAMRDYQLGKMGILIED, from the coding sequence ATGAAGAACCGAACTGTAGCACGCCTGCTGTATGCCGAAGAAGTAGATATGAACGGAACTCCCGTGCGCCAGCCTTTCCCAACAGAGCAGGTAGACCAGATCGATCCGTTCCTGATGCTGCATCATCATGTTACTGCTATTTCGCCTGATATTGATCCGCGTAAGGCTGGTATTGGTCCGCATCCGCACCGTGGCTTTTCGCCGGTTACGTTTATTTACAAAGGAGGCGTGCACCACCGCGACTCCAGGCGCAACAACAGCATAGTTTATGAAGGCGGCACCCAATGGATGGACGCCGGTATGGGAATAATGCACAGCGAACGCCCGCCACACGACATACAGGAAAGAGGAGGAGTGCAGGAAATAATCCAGGTCTGGGTAAACCTGCCGCGCAAATATAAAATGAGCCAGCCAAACTACCAGCCTCTACACGTCAATGATACCCCTGTCGTAACCGGAGACGGCTACGAAGTACAGGTTGTTACCGGGAGATTTGAGGATGTAAAAGGCCCGATCCGGACGCTAACACCATTGCAGATTCTGCGCATCACTTTAAAAGCAGGCGCAACATGCACCATTCCTATTCCTGAAAATTACAATGCCGTGTTATACCTGCTGGATGGAAAAGTAACGTTGCAGGGGTATGGTTTGATAGAAGGCCATTACGCGGCAGAACTGAACCCGGATGGGGAAGGCTGTACTATAACTGCTAAGGAAGATACCCGCATATTACTGCTAGCCGGAGAGCCGATAGATGAAGAAGTATCGATGTACGGACCTTTTGTGATGAACACCCAGATAGAAGTAATGCAAGCGATGCGTGATTACCAGCTAGGCAAAATGGGTATCCTGATAGAAGACTAA
- a CDS encoding thioredoxin family protein, with the protein MVANLRYCSMHQTGRMTTIYYATDADLRQLVFQQERVIVKFTDQNCRICKALEPSFEALARHAKYADVLFLKMDAKENPVSRKEVQFSSTPFIATYRKGVLKDCGLVNSEEEITSMLDKLLV; encoded by the coding sequence ATGGTTGCCAATTTACGTTACTGCAGTATGCACCAAACAGGCAGAATGACCACTATTTACTATGCAACCGATGCCGATCTGAGGCAACTTGTTTTTCAGCAGGAGCGTGTGATCGTAAAATTTACAGACCAGAATTGTCGGATATGTAAGGCTCTTGAACCCTCCTTTGAGGCGCTTGCCAGACATGCTAAATACGCAGATGTGCTATTTCTTAAAATGGATGCGAAGGAGAACCCGGTTTCGCGGAAGGAAGTGCAGTTCAGCAGTACTCCATTTATAGCCACCTACAGAAAAGGCGTGCTTAAGGACTGCGGCCTGGTGAACAGCGAAGAAGAAATTACAAGTATGCTGGATAAGTTGCTGGTGTAG
- a CDS encoding NAD(P)/FAD-dependent oxidoreductase, with amino-acid sequence MLTTDICIVGAGPVGLFAVFEAGLLKMRCHVIDALPIVGGQLSEIYPKKPIYDIPGFPEVLAGDLVKNLEKQIEPFHPTFTLGERVEHLHKQDDGSFIVETSEGTKVDCKVVVIAGGLGSFEPRKPAIENLETFEGKGVNYMVRDPETFRSKKVVIAGGGDSALDWAIFLAGVAEDLTLVHRGTSFRGAPESAQKVLSMAEEGHIKLLLKSNVTNVHGNGKLNAVTVLVDNATPYNIETDYFIPLFGLVPKLGPIDAWGLELDKSAIVVNTVDYSTNIPGVYAIGDINTYPGKLKLILCGFHEAALMAQSAYNIVYPDKKFVLKYTTVNGIQEL; translated from the coding sequence ATGTTAACGACAGATATATGTATAGTTGGCGCAGGCCCGGTGGGTTTGTTTGCCGTTTTTGAAGCAGGATTGCTTAAAATGCGCTGCCATGTTATCGATGCGCTGCCTATAGTTGGCGGACAGTTATCAGAAATTTACCCTAAAAAACCGATCTACGATATACCTGGCTTCCCGGAAGTTTTAGCCGGCGACCTGGTAAAGAATTTAGAGAAACAGATCGAGCCCTTCCACCCTACTTTTACACTTGGCGAACGCGTGGAGCACCTGCACAAACAGGACGACGGCAGTTTTATAGTGGAGACATCGGAAGGCACTAAAGTAGACTGTAAAGTGGTAGTTATTGCAGGCGGACTGGGTTCTTTTGAGCCTCGCAAACCTGCTATCGAAAACCTGGAAACCTTTGAGGGCAAAGGCGTGAACTATATGGTGCGCGACCCGGAAACGTTCCGAAGCAAAAAAGTGGTTATTGCCGGCGGCGGCGACTCTGCCCTGGACTGGGCCATTTTCTTGGCTGGCGTTGCCGAAGACCTGACGCTGGTGCACCGTGGCACGTCTTTCAGAGGAGCGCCCGAATCGGCACAGAAGGTGCTGAGCATGGCCGAAGAAGGTCACATTAAGCTGCTGCTAAAATCGAACGTAACAAATGTGCACGGCAACGGAAAACTGAATGCTGTAACAGTGCTCGTAGATAATGCAACACCCTATAATATCGAAACAGATTACTTTATCCCGCTTTTTGGACTGGTGCCTAAACTCGGCCCTATTGATGCCTGGGGACTGGAGCTCGACAAGAGTGCGATAGTTGTGAATACAGTGGATTATTCTACCAACATTCCGGGCGTGTACGCTATTGGCGATATTAATACCTATCCGGGAAAATTAAAACTGATACTTTGCGGTTTTCATGAGGCGGCTTTAATGGCTCAGAGTGCTTACAACATTGTATACCCGGATAAAAAGTTCGTACTTAAATACACCACTGTAAACGGCATACAGGAACTATAG
- a CDS encoding 2Fe-2S iron-sulfur cluster-binding protein translates to MEELIKIIVETETGERVELEAPTDMGLSVMEVMKANELNVPAICGGMAICATCHVEVLESGELPEMNDDEAYMLETLPHATATSRLSCQLRVSPEMDGLVVRLKPEA, encoded by the coding sequence ATGGAAGAACTGATTAAGATTATAGTTGAAACGGAAACCGGCGAACGCGTAGAACTGGAAGCGCCCACAGATATGGGCCTTTCGGTGATGGAAGTAATGAAAGCCAATGAACTGAATGTACCTGCCATTTGTGGCGGTATGGCTATTTGCGCCACCTGCCATGTAGAGGTGTTGGAAAGCGGCGAACTACCCGAGATGAATGACGACGAAGCCTACATGCTGGAAACGCTGCCGCATGCTACTGCAACCAGCCGTTTGTCGTGCCAATTGCGTGTATCTCCTGAAATGGACGGACTGGTAGTACGACTAAAGCCCGAAGCATAA
- a CDS encoding outer membrane beta-barrel protein has product MKKLLATAIFALIGAGAFAQTTQGTIVVSGAVGYTKNTRDFGNSPVTQTSFNITPSMGYFILDGLEVGASIGYKQDKSNEAVMGGYGPVNYENVTKAFGFMPYLKKYFMVSDKVAFTASAQAGISKGTSTNKPSSGFYNITELDISDFQVAVVPGISFFATDKIGINASFGSFGYSQVKSEYEGSYEISFNTSTFGLNLDSSTLGIGFSYHFNR; this is encoded by the coding sequence ATGAAAAAATTACTGGCTACGGCAATCTTCGCTTTAATAGGCGCAGGCGCATTTGCACAAACTACGCAGGGTACTATAGTGGTTTCTGGAGCTGTTGGGTACACCAAAAATACCCGAGACTTTGGCAACTCACCTGTGACGCAGACTTCTTTTAATATTACGCCGAGTATGGGGTACTTTATCCTGGACGGACTAGAGGTTGGTGCTTCTATTGGATATAAACAGGATAAATCCAATGAAGCAGTTATGGGTGGTTATGGCCCGGTAAATTATGAGAATGTTACCAAAGCTTTCGGTTTTATGCCCTATTTAAAGAAATATTTTATGGTTTCGGACAAAGTAGCTTTTACAGCTAGTGCACAGGCCGGTATCTCTAAAGGTACTTCCACAAACAAACCTAGCTCTGGCTTTTACAATATAACAGAACTCGATATATCAGATTTTCAGGTAGCAGTTGTGCCGGGTATTTCATTTTTTGCTACTGATAAGATCGGTATAAATGCCAGTTTTGGTTCGTTTGGTTATAGCCAAGTGAAGTCTGAATATGAAGGAAGTTACGAAATCAGTTTCAATACCTCGACCTTCGGCCTTAACCTGGACAGCAGCACATTAGGCATTGGCTTCAGCTATCATTTCAACCGTTAA
- the xseA gene encoding exodeoxyribonuclease VII large subunit has translation MSQLFFRQTNVYEEFQTPLSLFELHQQIREELEVAFPESYWVVAEIAQITPDRRKGHCYVTLVDKGDDARNVVAQARATIWSARFAMLSRFFEDKTGQPLKAGLKILFQATVRFHELYGLSLDIQNIDPNYTIGDLARQRQETLKRLEAEGLLTANKELQLEEVPQRLAVISSATAAGYQDFIHQLQTNPYGYSFHTTLFPATVQGNDAPASVNKAMALIVKYKERFDAIVIIRGGGSQTDLSCFDDYSIAAAIGNAPLPVLTGIGHERDESIADLVAHTRLKTPTAVATFLIDRFRNFEEYTEGLYDSIRMFTAQQLNLTEDKLERVQLRISNTTKDFLKEGRDLLETLSRGLLVKPKAFLEGQKHIVSDLERDISATTKDQMHQRERYLSELSVCVEGKAQRYLHMKEHELNTLSHCVETEVKENIKQKEISFTKQSDKLAFTTARKLQTDEHRLKLIEAGIQANNPERLLLRGYTLTLLNGKIIKSIGQVQDGDVVETRIKDGTIHSIIVNKEANDTL, from the coding sequence ATGTCCCAGTTATTTTTCCGGCAAACCAACGTGTACGAGGAGTTCCAGACTCCCCTATCGCTCTTTGAGCTGCACCAGCAGATCAGGGAGGAACTGGAAGTGGCTTTCCCGGAAAGTTACTGGGTAGTAGCTGAGATAGCGCAGATTACACCGGACAGGCGCAAAGGCCATTGCTATGTAACGTTGGTTGATAAAGGCGATGATGCCCGCAACGTAGTAGCGCAGGCACGGGCTACTATCTGGAGCGCCCGTTTTGCCATGCTCAGCCGTTTCTTCGAGGACAAAACCGGGCAGCCACTAAAAGCAGGACTAAAAATCCTGTTCCAGGCAACAGTGCGTTTCCATGAGTTGTACGGCCTAAGCCTGGATATCCAGAACATTGACCCGAACTATACCATCGGCGACCTTGCCCGCCAGCGACAGGAAACCCTGAAGCGACTGGAAGCAGAAGGCTTACTGACAGCCAACAAAGAACTACAGCTGGAAGAAGTTCCACAACGACTGGCAGTTATTTCCTCGGCTACAGCAGCCGGTTACCAGGATTTTATTCATCAGTTACAGACTAACCCGTACGGCTATAGTTTCCATACCACACTTTTCCCGGCAACGGTGCAGGGCAACGACGCACCGGCCTCTGTAAATAAAGCGATGGCGCTTATCGTAAAGTACAAAGAGCGGTTTGATGCCATAGTCATCATTCGTGGTGGTGGTTCGCAAACCGATCTGAGCTGTTTCGACGATTATAGCATTGCAGCTGCTATTGGTAATGCCCCGTTGCCGGTGCTTACAGGGATAGGCCACGAGCGCGACGAGAGTATAGCAGACCTGGTAGCACATACACGGTTAAAAACCCCTACAGCAGTCGCCACTTTTCTGATAGACCGTTTCCGAAACTTTGAGGAATATACAGAAGGCCTGTACGACAGCATCCGGATGTTTACGGCACAACAACTGAATCTGACAGAAGATAAGCTGGAACGTGTGCAATTACGCATTTCAAATACAACCAAAGATTTTCTGAAGGAAGGCCGGGACTTGCTGGAAACATTATCACGGGGCTTATTGGTTAAACCGAAGGCTTTCCTTGAAGGACAGAAACATATAGTAAGTGACCTGGAGCGTGATATTAGTGCAACCACCAAAGACCAGATGCACCAGCGGGAGCGTTACCTAAGCGAGCTTTCGGTTTGCGTGGAAGGCAAAGCGCAGCGCTACCTGCACATGAAGGAGCACGAACTAAATACCCTTAGCCATTGTGTTGAGACCGAAGTAAAAGAGAACATCAAACAAAAGGAGATCAGTTTTACAAAGCAGAGCGATAAGCTGGCATTTACCACCGCCCGTAAACTGCAGACTGATGAGCACCGGCTCAAACTGATAGAAGCAGGCATACAGGCCAACAACCCCGAAAGGCTATTGCTTCGCGGCTATACACTAACCCTGTTAAACGGCAAGATCATAAAAAGTATAGGACAGGTACAGGACGGCGATGTAGTAGAAACCAGAATAAAGGACGGCACCATCCATAGTATAATTGTAAACAAAGAAGCAAATGACACCCTATAA
- a CDS encoding (Fe-S)-binding protein, whose translation MAKKIIVDIFIPCFVDQMFPETGMNMVKVLESVGCEVNYNPNQTCCGQPAFNAGFFSETREVATKFLDDFSNETSSYIVAPSASCVGMVRNAYQDIFVKSSNLVKYRSMQKKVFEFTEFLTDVLGITAIPGASLPGRFTYHDSCSALRECGIKAGPRALLQNVEGFELVEMEDTETCCGFGGTFAVKFEAISSAMAEQKVDNALATGAEFIVSTDSSCLMHLEAYIKKQNKPIRTMHIADVLASGW comes from the coding sequence ATGGCAAAAAAGATAATTGTAGATATTTTCATTCCCTGCTTCGTAGACCAGATGTTTCCGGAAACAGGTATGAACATGGTAAAAGTGCTGGAAAGCGTTGGCTGCGAAGTAAACTATAACCCAAACCAGACCTGCTGCGGACAGCCTGCTTTTAACGCCGGCTTCTTCTCCGAAACCCGCGAAGTAGCAACCAAGTTTTTAGATGATTTCTCGAATGAAACATCCAGTTACATCGTGGCACCCTCGGCCTCATGTGTGGGCATGGTGCGCAACGCTTACCAGGATATTTTTGTAAAGTCGTCGAACCTGGTGAAGTACCGGTCTATGCAGAAAAAAGTGTTCGAGTTTACTGAGTTTCTGACAGATGTGCTGGGGATTACAGCTATACCGGGCGCATCATTACCTGGCAGATTTACTTACCACGACTCCTGCAGTGCCCTCCGCGAATGCGGTATAAAAGCCGGCCCGCGTGCGTTGCTGCAAAACGTAGAAGGCTTTGAACTGGTAGAGATGGAGGATACCGAAACCTGCTGTGGTTTTGGCGGTACATTTGCCGTTAAGTTTGAAGCGATCTCCTCAGCGATGGCAGAGCAGAAAGTAGATAACGCGCTAGCTACCGGGGCTGAGTTTATAGTTTCAACAGACAGCAGCTGCCTGATGCATTTAGAAGCTTACATCAAAAAACAGAACAAGCCTATCAGAACCATGCACATTGCCGATGTCCTGGCAAGTGGGTGGTAA
- a CDS encoding aldehyde dehydrogenase: MPVAQPNTANQVTKKEDLEKIQLLHRLQRGYFAEGHTLSVSFRKEQLRKLQQVLKQHEQELFDALYADFRKPALEAFGTEIGFIELELKLALKNIEDWTKPRKVPESLINFPAKSYVYPQPYGVALIISPWNYPLNLLFAPLIGAMAAGNCAILKPSEIAANTAAIVTRIISQNFDERYIAVVEGGVETTQHLLEQRFDYIFFTGSTQVGKVIMKAAAEHLTPLTLELGGKSPAIVAMDADLEMAARRICWGKFLNAGQTCVAPDYVLVQEDVKEELIQQMSKSIRDFYGEQPATSPDFARIINDRHFQRLSKMLTPENIRIGGKTDAESRYIAPTVLEISTWDHPSMQEEIFGPILPVISFNDLNEAISMVNRHEKPLSLYFFSTNKTQQQRILKEVTFGGGCINDTLSHLANPNLPFGGVGNSGLGSYHGIASFDVFSHQKSILDRGTWLDLPFRYPPYGNKLKLLRRFFDWL, translated from the coding sequence ATGCCCGTTGCCCAACCAAACACTGCCAACCAGGTAACTAAGAAAGAAGATCTGGAAAAGATACAGTTACTCCACAGGTTACAGCGAGGCTATTTTGCTGAAGGTCACACCCTGTCAGTGTCGTTCCGGAAAGAACAGCTCCGGAAGTTACAGCAGGTACTAAAGCAGCACGAGCAGGAATTATTCGATGCGCTGTACGCCGATTTCCGTAAGCCTGCCCTGGAAGCTTTTGGCACCGAGATCGGGTTTATTGAGCTAGAGTTAAAACTGGCGCTGAAAAATATAGAAGACTGGACAAAACCCCGCAAAGTACCTGAATCACTGATCAATTTCCCGGCAAAGAGTTACGTTTATCCGCAGCCATATGGGGTGGCACTCATCATTTCTCCGTGGAATTATCCGCTTAATTTACTTTTTGCACCACTGATCGGGGCTATGGCGGCCGGCAACTGCGCTATTCTTAAACCATCTGAGATTGCAGCCAATACAGCCGCTATAGTAACGCGTATTATCTCTCAAAATTTTGATGAGCGGTATATTGCTGTTGTGGAAGGCGGAGTAGAAACAACGCAGCACTTACTGGAACAGCGTTTCGATTATATTTTTTTTACCGGAAGCACGCAGGTAGGTAAAGTTATTATGAAAGCCGCCGCCGAACACCTTACTCCCCTTACCCTGGAGCTTGGCGGAAAAAGTCCGGCAATAGTTGCCATGGATGCTGACCTGGAAATGGCAGCCCGTCGTATTTGCTGGGGCAAATTTCTGAATGCCGGCCAGACCTGCGTAGCCCCCGATTATGTTTTGGTGCAGGAAGACGTAAAAGAAGAACTGATACAGCAAATGTCCAAAAGCATCCGCGACTTTTATGGTGAGCAGCCAGCTACCAGTCCGGATTTTGCACGCATTATAAACGACCGCCACTTTCAAAGGCTAAGTAAAATGCTGACACCGGAAAATATCCGGATCGGTGGCAAAACCGATGCTGAAAGTCGTTATATAGCGCCTACTGTTCTAGAGATCTCCACCTGGGATCACCCCTCAATGCAGGAAGAGATCTTTGGGCCTATTTTACCGGTTATCTCTTTTAATGACCTGAATGAGGCCATTAGCATGGTTAACCGGCACGAAAAACCACTCTCACTTTATTTTTTCTCAACCAATAAAACACAGCAGCAACGCATATTAAAGGAAGTTACTTTTGGCGGAGGCTGCATCAACGACACTTTATCTCACCTGGCAAACCCTAATCTGCCGTTCGGTGGCGTGGGTAACAGTGGCCTTGGCAGTTACCATGGCATTGCCAGCTTCGATGTGTTTTCTCATCAGAAAAGCATACTCGATCGTGGCACCTGGCTCGACTTACCTTTCCGGTATCCGCCTTATGGCAATAAATTAAAACTACTACGCAGGTTCTTTGATTGGCTGTAA
- a CDS encoding RNA polymerase sigma factor, giving the protein MEDKEILEKFANPDSRNLAFNQLVRKYQQKVYWHIRKMVIDHEDADDLTQEVFLKVWKNLENFRQDAQLYTWLYRIATNECLTFLSSKKRKFFLPINDVAAELAEKIDTTVNISGDEIQLKLQKALLKLPDKQRLVFNMKYYDDLKYEEISEILGTSVGALKASYHLAVKKIEEFLKQD; this is encoded by the coding sequence GTGGAAGACAAAGAGATATTAGAGAAATTCGCTAACCCTGACAGCCGAAACCTGGCCTTTAACCAGCTTGTAAGAAAGTACCAGCAGAAAGTATACTGGCACATCCGCAAGATGGTAATAGACCATGAAGATGCCGACGACCTTACCCAGGAGGTTTTTCTGAAGGTTTGGAAGAACCTGGAAAATTTCAGGCAGGATGCGCAGCTTTATACCTGGCTCTACCGTATTGCCACCAACGAGTGCCTCACTTTCCTGTCAAGCAAAAAGCGGAAGTTCTTTTTACCGATAAACGATGTGGCTGCCGAGCTGGCTGAAAAGATAGATACAACTGTAAACATCAGTGGCGATGAGATTCAACTGAAACTACAGAAAGCCTTATTGAAACTACCCGACAAGCAGCGCCTGGTTTTTAACATGAAGTATTACGACGACCTGAAGTACGAAGAGATTTCGGAGATACTGGGAACGTCGGTAGGCGCTTTAAAGGCATCGTATCACCTGGCAGTGAAAAAAATTGAAGAATTTCTGAAGCAGGATTAA
- a CDS encoding cyanophycinase, with protein sequence MAKKKNEDQDITAKRRHTVLPVPKGKLLAIGGKESKNGDKKSEAQRQSVDFIKQEILQRFVDELQGENPMVAVLATASGEPDKSAQDYVKVFTELGVKNIKVIDIKERPDAMRQENCDIVKAADGIMITGGDQLKLTAILGGTSFLETIKDRYAHDNFIIAGTSAGAAALSTPMIYEGEIAHGMLKGDVRITTGLEFLKNVAIDTHFIQRGRIVRMAQCIATNPGCIGIGLEEDTAILVTEGRNIEVIGTGLVTVVDGMKVTRNNIFEIKSGQPFSVCGLTVHLMAEGENYTLPVFEQIIG encoded by the coding sequence ATGGCAAAAAAGAAGAACGAAGATCAGGACATTACTGCAAAAAGACGCCATACAGTGTTACCTGTGCCAAAAGGTAAATTACTGGCCATTGGTGGCAAAGAAAGTAAGAATGGGGACAAAAAGTCTGAAGCGCAGCGCCAGAGTGTTGACTTTATAAAGCAGGAAATACTGCAGCGTTTTGTAGATGAGCTGCAAGGAGAGAACCCGATGGTTGCCGTATTGGCAACAGCATCCGGCGAACCAGATAAAAGTGCACAGGATTATGTAAAAGTATTTACCGAGTTAGGAGTCAAAAATATAAAGGTCATCGACATTAAAGAAAGGCCGGATGCGATGCGCCAGGAGAATTGCGATATTGTGAAAGCGGCCGATGGTATTATGATAACTGGCGGAGACCAGCTTAAACTTACAGCCATACTTGGCGGTACCTCCTTCCTGGAAACTATAAAAGACCGGTATGCACATGATAACTTTATTATTGCCGGTACCAGTGCAGGTGCTGCAGCGCTGTCTACACCTATGATTTATGAAGGAGAAATAGCGCATGGGATGCTTAAAGGAGACGTGCGTATAACAACCGGCCTGGAGTTTTTAAAGAATGTGGCCATCGATACGCATTTTATTCAACGTGGCCGCATTGTTCGCATGGCGCAGTGCATTGCCACCAATCCCGGTTGTATCGGCATCGGGCTTGAAGAGGATACCGCCATTTTGGTTACAGAAGGCCGAAACATAGAAGTGATCGGTACCGGTTTGGTAACGGTAGTGGATGGCATGAAAGTAACACGCAACAACATCTTTGAGATAAAATCGGGGCAACCGTTTTCTGTTTGCGGCCTTACAGTACACCTGATGGCTGAAGGAGAAAATTACACATTGCCTGTTTTTGAACAGATAATCGGGTAG
- a CDS encoding TIGR02587 family membrane protein has protein sequence MIGNRPVSKTLKEYARGITGGLLFSFPLLYTMEVWWAGFSATPLQLLMLVVVTYLLLLGYNRYAGMRPGVSWRSVMIDSVEEMGIGLVLSFAVLLVLNRIQLTDMVLSSEMMGKVIIEAMVVSIGVSIGTAQLGSDIEEEDNEKLEEEKRPGRLGMIVLAFCGALLIGGNVAPTEEVVMLAVEAEPVHILLMALASLLLSVVVVYFSDFKGTAAKVSDDLLFWLTFDTCVSYLVALLASAFALWFFGRFDNVSFWTAFSQTIVLGVLSSLGASAGRLLIK, from the coding sequence TTGATAGGCAACAGACCCGTAAGTAAGACCCTGAAAGAGTATGCGCGAGGCATAACCGGAGGCTTATTATTCAGTTTTCCGTTGTTGTATACAATGGAAGTATGGTGGGCCGGCTTTAGTGCTACGCCATTACAATTGCTGATGCTGGTGGTGGTAACGTACCTGTTACTGCTGGGTTATAACCGGTATGCGGGTATGCGGCCCGGTGTGTCGTGGCGCAGCGTTATGATCGACTCGGTAGAAGAAATGGGCATTGGGCTTGTGCTTTCGTTTGCTGTGCTGCTCGTGTTAAACCGTATTCAGCTAACGGATATGGTGTTGAGCAGCGAAATGATGGGCAAAGTGATAATAGAAGCTATGGTAGTATCGATTGGCGTATCGATTGGTACAGCACAGCTCGGCTCTGATATTGAGGAAGAAGACAATGAAAAACTGGAAGAAGAGAAGAGACCCGGCCGGCTGGGAATGATTGTGCTGGCCTTTTGCGGAGCCTTGCTGATAGGCGGAAACGTAGCACCTACCGAAGAGGTGGTGATGCTGGCTGTAGAGGCTGAACCGGTACATATTTTACTGATGGCGCTGGCTTCGCTGCTGCTAAGTGTAGTAGTAGTGTATTTCAGCGATTTTAAAGGCACGGCCGCTAAGGTATCTGATGATTTGCTGTTCTGGCTAACCTTCGATACATGTGTGAGTTACCTGGTGGCACTGCTGGCTTCGGCATTTGCACTCTGGTTTTTCGGCAGGTTCGATAACGTAAGCTTCTGGACGGCGTTTTCCCAGACTATAGTTTTGGGCGTATTGTCGTCTTTGGGTGCATCAGCTGGTCGTCTGCTTATAAAATAG
- a CDS encoding hydroxymethylglutaryl-CoA lyase, with protein sequence MKIIECPRDAMQGLHKFIPTDVKISYINQLLQVGFDTIDFGSFVSPKAIPQLSDTAEVLANLDLETTSSKLLAIIANVRGAEDAAQHKQIDYLGFPLSVSETFQQRNTNKSIAEAMGQLAQIQEICHKHDKTLVTYISMGFGNPYNDPWDTETVLHFVHELDKLQVKIISLSDTIGVSNPENIGYLFGSLIPAFKHIEFGAHLHTTPTSWQEKAEAAYTAGCRRFDGAIRGFGGCPMAKDELVGNMATENLVAYFNTIGVNLNLNNAALQAAIAQSAAVFS encoded by the coding sequence ATGAAAATAATTGAATGTCCGCGCGATGCCATGCAGGGCCTCCACAAGTTTATACCCACCGATGTTAAGATCAGCTATATTAACCAGCTCCTGCAGGTTGGGTTTGATACGATAGACTTCGGGAGCTTTGTGTCGCCGAAAGCCATACCGCAACTAAGCGATACCGCCGAAGTGCTCGCCAACCTGGACCTGGAAACTACCAGCTCTAAATTACTGGCCATTATTGCAAACGTGCGCGGCGCCGAGGATGCGGCACAGCACAAGCAGATCGACTACCTGGGCTTTCCGTTATCTGTTTCCGAAACGTTTCAGCAACGCAACACCAACAAGAGTATAGCCGAAGCAATGGGACAACTGGCGCAGATTCAGGAGATCTGCCATAAGCACGATAAAACACTGGTTACGTACATCTCCATGGGGTTCGGTAACCCGTACAATGACCCCTGGGATACCGAAACGGTGCTGCATTTCGTTCATGAACTGGATAAGCTGCAGGTAAAGATCATTTCGCTTTCCGATACCATTGGCGTCTCGAACCCAGAAAACATCGGTTACCTGTTTGGCTCGCTTATTCCGGCGTTTAAACATATTGAGTTTGGCGCACACCTGCATACTACACCAACCAGCTGGCAGGAAAAAGCAGAAGCCGCTTATACAGCCGGTTGCCGCCGTTTTGATGGGGCCATTCGTGGATTTGGCGGTTGCCCGATGGCAAAAGATGAGCTGGTAGGAAATATGGCCACCGAAAATTTAGTAGCTTACTTTAACACGATTGGTGTAAATTTGAATCTGAACAACGCCGCACTTCAGGCGGCCATCGCACAGTCTGCTGCTGTGTTCTCTTAA